The DNA segment GTATTTAGGACTGGGATGCCAAGATCCTTCGCTAAATTAAGATACCTTGCCCTCTGGATTCTGTAATATTCCATGCTATACTGGTGAGTCTCCTTCTTTCTCTCATAGGATGTTTCCGGGCTGGCGTCGCAGAGGATCACTAGATCCGGCCGGGGAAATCTCTTGTAGAGGTATCTGATGAGCTTATTGCTGTATCCTAACCATTCCCAGCTAATCAGGAAGTCGTAAACGTAGCGATCTAGTATAGTTACCTCCTTTCTCTTCCTTATTCTGAGATATGCTAAGAGGAGAAGTTGGTCCACTAGTACGGCATATGGCCATAGACCGAAGATCCTCCTATGTTTATTATCTTTTGAGAGGAATTCCGATCTTAATTTACTTATTTTCCCTCCCAAGATTCTAAATATATAGGATAAGAGGAAATACCTGAATTCTTCCCTGTAGGATGCAGCTACCCCTAATTCTAGGAGGAGGCTGTAGAGACCTTTCCCTAGAGAAGTTTTGCCAGTACCGTCATTCCCTACAAAAGCTACTATCATCGGCCTCTTAGTTAATATTCTTCCTTAAAAGTTCGTCGATTAAGGCGGTTGGGTCGGGTATAGGGGCTAGAGCCGAAGCCATTGATTAACAGTATGCCCTCATATTTTAGGAATTCTTTCTTGGTTAGAAAAGAAATCGCGTGTGGGTTCAGCGGAGGGATTAAAATTGAGATCTCGCTAACTAGGGCCTCTATTCCTCGCTACTCAATATCCATTCCTTGACTCCCTTTAGGCTTCCACAACTCGGGTGTCCTCTAGCCTGTACATGAGAAGGATGTCTTGGGATAGCCTAGATAACCTCGGGGAACTCGTTCATAATCGCTTGTATATCTATCAATTGAGGGATCTCTGCTCCTGATGAGATCTAGAATGGCGGAGATCGGCCATAGAAGGGCCGTAAACTGGATTATTCCTCCCAATCTGTCGTAGCAGAGTCTCCATAAAACGTGACCACCTTCGGCCTGCAGGCCTTACCTCCTAGCAGAGGAGAGGGACCCTGCATGTAGGTGGATCGAAAATCGTACCAGTGGTATCCTTATGTTACTAGCAAAATTTATATATTAGTAAGAATCTAGACTACTAGATGAGCGATAAGAAGATCGTCAAGGTCACTAGGAACTACCAAGTGACTATACCAGTTAGCGTGAGGACGAAGGCTGGCATAAGAGAAGGGGATTTCGTAGAAGTATCCTACGATGAGAGGGAGGGGGTCATAAAGATCTCCCCCGTCAGGCGCAAGCGCCTCACGATAAGGATCGGCAGGGATATAAGTGTGGAGGAGATGGAGAGGGCGATTGAGGAGATGCTAGATGAGACCACTTCTCCCTGATACCAATGTCCTAGTGTATGAAACGATAGAGGATAGCACCCATCACGAGGAGGCCACTGAGATAATGGAATCAGCCAATGCTATCATAATACCGGCGATAGTCCTTCACGAATATCTGTGGGTCATGATAAGACGTCTACAAGTTCCTCTGGACTTCATGGTGGATAAGATAGACGAGTACCTGAGCGATCGTAGGGTAAGCTATGTGATCGAACCTCCAAGCGCTGTAATCGATGCCTTGGAGCAGCTAAGAGGGAGTTCCGCACGCAACCTGAACGACTTCCTCATATTATCGACGGCTTTACGCTACGATGCGGTGCTGGCCACGTTCGACAGAGAGTTGAGGAAGTTCGCTGAGAGCTTGGGCGTTGAGGTAGCTCCATGACGCGAAGAATTTTTTACGTGTGCGCGATTGTGATCGGGACGATGGCTCAGGCAAGAAGACCCTGCTAGAGACTATTTTAGGGATCCTTGGGTCAGGATCTGGGGAGGTAGCTTTCTCGGCTATGAGAATTCTAAGGTGGCGTGCAGGGCTAGAAAGATGTGTGGATATATTCTTCAGAACTTCATGAAACTCTCCGATGAACCATTCCTCAGCTGAAGAAGTCGTGGCAATGGATCTCATGTCTAGTAGGTCCTTTGAGAGGTGAGGGACCCCTTGAGGTAATCTCTACTGATAATGCAAAAGGGTACCGATCAAGCATGAATTAAGGTCGATGCGCCTCTGGCGAACCAAGTAAATCGAGGATATGGATATAGAGACGGATATCAAGGCCTTAGAGCCTATCCTAGCGGTTCTCCTCGTGACATCATCATTCTTCGATCCTTACCCATGGATTTGCAGCCGGATGGAACACTACGGCTTTTATGTTGTCCAAAGATTACAAGCGCAGCCCTTCTCGATTCAGTGCGCTCCCTATCAGATCCCGAGAGGGAAGCACAACATGAGCGCCACTCGTAGACGAACCTTGAATGTGGTAAATTAATAAACGCGAGGACGCATACGAGTGCGTGCCCATCAAAATAAGGGATCTCGTGAGACAACTGATCCCAATAGCAAGGGGGAGGAAGAGGGAGTTGATAATAGCTCACGGGGATGTGGACGGGGTCATAAGCGCCGTCATAGCTGCTAGGTCCTTGGGACTCGGGGATGCCGAGGTGTACTTCTCGGGACCTAGGTCCATTGACAGGGCTCTCTCCAAGGTGCCCGATGGTGGGGAGAAGCTCGTGATAGTTGATGTGGCCATGAACCCCGACAAGGTCGACGCCGTGGAAAGAGAGCTGAGAAGGCTCAGAGACTCCGGCTGGAACGTACTCTGGATAGACCATCACATCTGGCCAGATGGCGTGGTGGATAGGATGTCGAGGTACGCCGACGTGAGGGTCAGACCAGCGCCGAGCGCGGCCCGGGTTGTCCTCGAGGAGTTAGGAGGTGACGATTACGAGAGGGAATTGGCGAGGATAGCAGACGATGCGGATACCGCCACCTACAGGGACGAGAGGGCGAAGATGTATAATTCGCTGACTAGGGATAGGGAGAAGCGAGCTTACCTGATCAAGGCTCTCATGGAAGGAAGGATGGAAGATGAGAAGGTGATCAGGTGGGCCGGGGAGAAGCTGAGAGATCAGGAGAAGAAGATGAAAGAGGGGCTGAGGAGGGTGAGAGTTCTGGAGACGGCCGGTGGGAGGAAGTTCGCCCTGGTTGACCTGAGGCCGAGGGGTGGACCGGGATCCCTGATATCCAAGAGACTCTCTGGCGAAGTGGACTTCTCCCTAGTTCTGTACTCATGTAGCAAGTTCTCTCTTTACGCGGGAAAGGACAGGAGTATCGATCTTAGGCCTATCTGTGAGGAGCATGGAGGAGGCGGACACCCCTATGCATGCGGGGGCAAGCTAGAGATGAATCCGTTTAACAGAATCCTGTGCCTCCTGCTGGGTCACAGGTACATCCCGAGGGAGTTGAGGGATCTCGTGGAGGAAGTGAGTGCGAGACTGTGATCGTTATAGCTATCCCTTACCGGTATGACCGATGCCCATGAGGCCCGAAGGAGTTATCCCTCCCCACGTGACTCCATTCACCGAGGACGGGTCCTTAGATCTGAAGTCCCTCGATAGGCTAATTGATTTCTGGCTGGATTCGGGCGTTCACGCCCTCGCTGCGTGCGCCAGTAACGGTGAGGGACCCCTACTCTCTAGGGAGGAGAGGGTCCAAGTGATAAGGAGGGCCGTGGACTCCGTCGGCGGACAGGTTCCAGTCATAGCGGGAGTCTCATCACCCTCAACATCTGGCATCCTCTCTCAGGTCAGGGACTCGGAAGGGGCCGGAGCCGATGCCGTCCTAGTAACTCCTCCCTACTACTTCAAGCCTAACGAAGGGGAGCTCGAGAAGCACTACTCCACGGTGGCTAGGGAATCTGGTTTGCCGATACTCCTATACAATGTCCCCAAGTTCGTCGGGTATAATCTGCCCCTGAGCCTGATCAGGAAGCTGGTCCACGAATTCGACAATATAGTGGGCGTAAAGGAGTCCAGCGGCCTACTCTGGAGGATCTCCGAGCTCATTAGAGAGATTGGAGATCGAATATCTGTCCTCGCCGGTACGGGAGACATGCTGCTTCCCACCCTGATGCTGGGAGGGGATGGAGGGATCGTTGGGGTGGCCATATTCGCCCCCGAGCTTGCAGTGGACCTGTACAACTCCTTCAGGAAGGGAGACTTGGAGAGGGCCTCTAAGATTCAGCTCACACTCACCATGCTCAATGAGGTGATATTGAAGGGCTTGAACCAACTGAGCGCTTCCAAAGAGGCCCTGAGGATGAGAGGGCTCCCAGCCGGATATCCTAGGAGGCCATC comes from the Thermoproteota archaeon genome and includes:
- a CDS encoding AbrB/MazE/SpoVT family DNA-binding domain-containing protein, which gives rise to MSDKKIVKVTRNYQVTIPVSVRTKAGIREGDFVEVSYDEREGVIKISPVRRKRLTIRIGRDISVEEMERAIEEMLDETTSP
- a CDS encoding dihydrodipicolinate synthase family protein is translated as MRPEGVIPPHVTPFTEDGSLDLKSLDRLIDFWLDSGVHALAACASNGEGPLLSREERVQVIRRAVDSVGGQVPVIAGVSSPSTSGILSQVRDSEGAGADAVLVTPPYYFKPNEGELEKHYSTVARESGLPILLYNVPKFVGYNLPLSLIRKLVHEFDNIVGVKESSGLLWRISELIREIGDRISVLAGTGDMLLPTLMLGGDGGIVGVAIFAPELAVDLYNSFRKGDLERASKIQLTLTMLNEVILKGLNQLSASKEALRMRGLPAGYPRRPSLPLTAEEARRVKEVLIEAGLIR
- a CDS encoding PIN domain-containing protein: MRPLLPDTNVLVYETIEDSTHHEEATEIMESANAIIIPAIVLHEYLWVMIRRLQVPLDFMVDKIDEYLSDRRVSYVIEPPSAVIDALEQLRGSSARNLNDFLILSTALRYDAVLATFDRELRKFAESLGVEVAP